From the Amycolatopsis thermoflava N1165 genome, one window contains:
- a CDS encoding dihydrolipoyl dehydrogenase family protein, with translation MSEETFDVIVIGGGPVGENAADRAVKGGLSTALVERERFGGECSYWACIPSKALLRPGNALAAARRLPGVPVGEALDPAAVFERRDYFTSKGDDTGQVEWARGAGITTIRGRGRITGEREITVDGGRVLRARHAVVVCTGSVPKTPPIPGLDEVPVWGSREATSSSTVPGRLAVVGGGVVGVEMAQAWARLGAQVDLIVTGPRPLPRYPDFAGDAVAEGLRADGVRVHTDSGLERASRVDGAARLELKGGAVVTADQVLVATGRRPATDDLGLEVIGLAPGKPLTVDDSGLVSEVDGEWLYAAGDVTGRALLTHQGKYAARVVGDVISARATGKPVDTRPWGKHSATADHHAVPQVVFTDPEVASVGLTEPESGAPHRVVDIDIAVAGSSLHADGYAGKARMIVDTDREVLVGVTFVGQDVAELLHSATVAIAGEVPLGRLWHAVPSFPTISEVWLRLLEEYGL, from the coding sequence ATGTCCGAGGAGACTTTTGACGTCATCGTGATCGGTGGCGGACCGGTGGGGGAGAACGCGGCGGACCGGGCGGTCAAGGGCGGCCTGTCCACCGCGCTGGTGGAGCGGGAACGGTTCGGGGGCGAGTGCTCCTACTGGGCCTGCATCCCGAGCAAAGCCTTGCTGCGACCGGGAAACGCGCTCGCCGCCGCCCGGCGGTTGCCCGGCGTTCCGGTGGGCGAGGCGCTCGACCCGGCGGCGGTGTTCGAACGCCGCGACTACTTCACCAGCAAGGGCGACGACACCGGTCAGGTCGAGTGGGCCCGCGGCGCGGGCATCACGACGATCCGCGGGCGCGGCCGCATCACCGGTGAGCGCGAGATCACTGTGGACGGCGGCCGGGTACTGCGGGCTCGGCACGCCGTGGTGGTCTGTACCGGCAGCGTGCCGAAGACGCCGCCGATCCCGGGCCTGGACGAGGTGCCGGTGTGGGGTTCCCGCGAAGCCACGTCCAGCAGCACGGTGCCGGGCAGGCTGGCCGTCGTCGGCGGCGGGGTGGTCGGCGTCGAGATGGCGCAGGCCTGGGCACGGCTCGGCGCGCAGGTGGACCTGATCGTCACCGGCCCGCGCCCGCTGCCGCGGTACCCGGACTTCGCCGGCGACGCCGTCGCGGAGGGCCTGCGGGCCGACGGCGTGCGTGTGCACACCGACTCCGGCCTGGAGCGAGCCTCCCGAGTGGACGGTGCCGCCCGGCTGGAACTCAAGGGCGGCGCGGTCGTCACGGCCGATCAGGTGCTCGTCGCGACCGGGCGGCGTCCCGCGACCGACGACCTCGGCCTGGAGGTCATCGGGCTCGCGCCGGGCAAGCCGCTCACTGTCGACGACAGCGGGCTGGTGTCCGAAGTGGACGGCGAGTGGCTGTACGCGGCTGGTGACGTCACCGGCCGCGCGTTGCTGACGCACCAGGGCAAGTACGCTGCCCGGGTGGTCGGCGACGTGATCTCCGCGCGCGCCACGGGCAAGCCGGTGGACACCCGGCCGTGGGGCAAGCACAGCGCCACCGCCGACCACCACGCGGTGCCGCAGGTCGTGTTCACCGACCCGGAGGTCGCCTCGGTGGGCCTGACCGAGCCCGAATCGGGCGCACCGCACCGGGTGGTCGACATCGACATCGCCGTCGCGGGGTCGTCGCTGCACGCGGACGGCTACGCGGGCAAGGCCAGGATGATCGTCGACACCGACCGCGAGGTGCTGGTCGGCGTCACGTTCGTCGGGCAGGACGTCGCGGAGCTGCTGCACTCGGCGACCGTCGCCATCGCGGGCGAGGTGCCGCTGGGCAGGCTGTGGCACGCGGTCCCGTCGTTCCCCACGATCAGCGAGGTGTGGCTGCGGCTGCTGGAGGAGTACGGGCTCTGA
- a CDS encoding alpha/beta fold hydrolase, producing the protein MRFDHELLLPGGRVLAWSETGPRDGTPVLFLAGAATGRSMVFGGGRRVRLVTVDRPGIGASTHDPRRSAASTAADLAALVARLGGPVPVVANSQAAVFGLAAAERGIASRLLLVSPADEVADPRVFARLPGPVRDVVTRVRVDPAAAREFFARLGPGGMERMVLDSADPADREVYQDPVFLARYRAALREGFANDGAGYAADSIIAMSPWQLDWAAIRVPVQVWFGERDRVHSPDLGALLTSRIPGARRHVVPGAGGALLWTHAEEILAAAAG; encoded by the coding sequence GTGCGCTTCGATCATGAGCTGCTGCTCCCCGGCGGCCGGGTCCTCGCCTGGTCCGAGACCGGGCCCAGGGACGGCACGCCGGTTCTGTTCCTGGCCGGCGCCGCGACCGGCCGGTCCATGGTCTTCGGCGGCGGGCGCCGGGTCCGGTTGGTGACCGTGGACCGCCCCGGCATCGGCGCTTCGACACACGACCCACGCCGGTCGGCGGCGTCCACGGCCGCCGACCTCGCCGCACTCGTGGCGCGCCTCGGCGGGCCGGTGCCGGTCGTGGCGAACTCGCAGGCCGCGGTCTTCGGGCTCGCGGCCGCCGAGCGCGGGATCGCGTCCCGGCTGCTGCTGGTGTCCCCGGCCGACGAGGTCGCCGATCCCCGGGTGTTCGCGCGGTTGCCCGGCCCGGTGCGGGACGTCGTCACGCGGGTGCGGGTGGACCCGGCGGCCGCGCGGGAGTTCTTCGCCCGGCTCGGCCCCGGCGGGATGGAACGGATGGTGCTGGACAGCGCGGATCCGGCCGACCGCGAGGTGTACCAGGATCCGGTGTTCTTGGCCCGGTACCGCGCGGCTCTGCGGGAGGGGTTCGCGAACGACGGCGCGGGCTACGCCGCCGACTCGATCATCGCGATGTCGCCGTGGCAGCTGGACTGGGCCGCGATCCGGGTGCCGGTGCAGGTGTGGTTCGGCGAACGGGACCGGGTGCACTCACCAGACCTCGGCGCGCTGCTCACCTCCCGGATTCCGGGCGCGCGACGCCATGTGGTGCCCGGGGCGGGCGGCGCTCTGCTGTGGACCCACGCCGAGGAGATCCTCGCCGCGGCGGCCGGCTAA
- a CDS encoding S8 family serine peptidase, with product MRWRSTRAVAIAAAVLVLPFTGAVPAANAQAPLAPVSDTLDRVLATATALTPVTTLVHAADAGTAAQAVRAAGMREITRFPRIGVVAATGTAAQVAAVRKAAGVTYVENNDPLVAFGSSGTTATRSAEARTTLTGADGAPLDGRGVSVAIIDTGIDPTHPAFRGADGSTRVVRNLKSLCLDGTTTSCIVDVPTSVDTDATALGGHGTHVAGIAAGAPYTLADGSSVGGSAPGAKIVSISTGLAILVLGTDAALNWVLENHAAPCGAGVPATVCPPIKVINNSYGPSGGGEFDPESATVKLQRALAAEGVVTVWANGNDGGDGSADLSNPPGKDPTPGVISVASYNDQSTGTRDGTVSDFSSRGLASDPSTWPDVSAPGENILSACRPYLVICATGLQPSNGPGMLDLGTYNVISGTSMATPQITGIVAQLFQSRPGATPGEIEAAIKSTAYKYSDGAAYQGGSSFDKGAGLVDTVAAVGALAGT from the coding sequence ATGCGATGGCGCTCCACGCGCGCGGTGGCGATCGCCGCCGCCGTGCTCGTCCTCCCGTTCACCGGCGCCGTCCCCGCGGCGAACGCCCAGGCCCCGCTCGCGCCCGTGTCGGACACGCTCGACCGGGTGCTGGCCACCGCGACCGCGCTCACTCCGGTCACGACCCTCGTGCACGCCGCGGACGCGGGCACCGCGGCGCAGGCCGTGCGGGCGGCCGGGATGCGGGAGATCACCCGGTTCCCGCGCATCGGCGTCGTCGCCGCGACGGGCACCGCAGCGCAGGTCGCCGCGGTGCGCAAGGCGGCCGGTGTCACCTACGTCGAGAACAACGACCCGCTCGTCGCGTTCGGCTCGTCCGGCACGACCGCGACCCGCAGCGCCGAAGCACGTACCACTCTCACCGGCGCGGACGGCGCTCCGCTGGACGGGCGCGGGGTGTCCGTGGCGATCATCGACACCGGGATCGACCCGACGCACCCGGCGTTCCGCGGCGCCGACGGATCGACCCGCGTGGTGCGCAACCTGAAGAGCCTGTGCCTCGACGGCACCACCACCTCGTGCATCGTTGACGTGCCCACCTCGGTCGACACCGACGCGACCGCGCTCGGCGGGCACGGCACCCACGTCGCCGGCATCGCGGCGGGTGCGCCGTACACGCTGGCCGACGGTTCGTCCGTCGGCGGTTCGGCGCCGGGCGCGAAGATCGTGTCGATCTCGACCGGCCTGGCGATCCTGGTGCTGGGCACGGACGCCGCGCTGAACTGGGTGCTGGAGAACCACGCCGCGCCGTGCGGGGCCGGGGTGCCGGCAACGGTGTGCCCGCCGATCAAGGTGATCAACAACTCGTACGGCCCGAGCGGCGGCGGCGAGTTCGACCCGGAGTCGGCGACGGTCAAGCTGCAGCGCGCGCTCGCGGCCGAAGGGGTCGTGACGGTGTGGGCGAACGGCAACGACGGCGGGGACGGTTCGGCGGACCTGTCGAACCCGCCGGGCAAGGACCCGACGCCCGGGGTCATCTCGGTGGCCTCCTACAACGACCAGAGCACCGGGACGCGCGACGGGACCGTGTCGGACTTCTCCTCGCGCGGGCTCGCGTCGGACCCGTCGACGTGGCCGGACGTGTCCGCGCCGGGCGAGAACATCCTGTCCGCGTGCCGGCCGTACCTGGTGATCTGCGCGACCGGGTTGCAGCCGTCGAACGGGCCGGGAATGCTCGACCTCGGCACCTACAACGTGATCAGCGGCACCTCGATGGCGACGCCGCAGATCACCGGCATCGTGGCGCAGCTGTTCCAGTCCCGGCCGGGCGCCACGCCGGGCGAGATCGAGGCCGCGATCAAGTCGACGGCGTACAAGTACAGTGACGGCGCCGCGTACCAGGGTGGTTCGAGCTTCGACAAGGGCGCCGGGCTCGTCGACACCGTCGCCGCCGTGGGGGCTCTCGCCGGGACCTGA
- a CDS encoding DUF3145 domain-containing protein, protein MSTRGVVYVHSSPSAVCPHVEWAISGTLGTRVDLKWTAQPAAPGQLRAECTWSAPAGTGAKLAAGLKAWPMLRFEVTEEPSAGVDGERFCYVPGLGLWRGRTSANGDIVVGEDQLRTLVATCRAGEQLAHKLDELLASSWDEALEPFRHAGDGAPVTWLHRVG, encoded by the coding sequence GTGAGCACCCGTGGCGTGGTTTACGTCCACTCGTCGCCGTCTGCGGTGTGCCCGCACGTCGAGTGGGCGATTTCGGGCACCCTGGGTACCCGAGTGGATCTGAAGTGGACGGCGCAACCCGCCGCTCCAGGGCAGCTTCGCGCCGAGTGCACGTGGAGCGCGCCCGCCGGAACCGGCGCCAAGCTGGCGGCCGGTCTCAAGGCGTGGCCGATGCTGCGCTTCGAGGTGACCGAGGAGCCGAGCGCCGGCGTCGACGGCGAGCGGTTCTGCTACGTGCCCGGGCTGGGACTGTGGCGCGGCCGGACGAGCGCCAACGGAGACATCGTCGTCGGGGAAGACCAGCTGCGCACACTCGTGGCGACCTGCCGCGCGGGGGAGCAGCTGGCGCACAAACTCGATGAGCTGCTCGCTTCGAGCTGGGATGAGGCGCTGGAGCCGTTCCGGCACGCCGGGGACGGGGCTCCGGTCACCTGGCTGCACCGGGTGGGGTGA
- a CDS encoding beta-ketoacyl-[acyl-carrier-protein] synthase family protein: MSNIDVVITGIGATTPLGGDVASTWEGLLAGRSGIRRIEADWVEKFDLPVKIGATLAEDPAEKLPRVQARRLDRCEQIALIAARQAWADAGFEQPSDERTDVDPDRLGVSIGTGIGGPLTLLAMDDLLEQEGIRKVSPLTVPMLMPNGPAAHVGIDLKARAGVHSPASACASGAEGIANGYQMIQNGRADVVVAGGAESCIHPITVAGFAQARTVSTRNDEPERASRPFDTDRDGFVLGEGAGVVVLERADRAKARGARIYGRLAGYGITSDAHHITGNHPEGIGQIAAMANAMTMAGLTSADVGHVNAHATSTVVGDIGEAAAIRKAVGEHPVVTAPKSALGHLVGGAGAVEGILTLLSIYHGLVPPTLNLENLDPKVGLDVVAGEPRKVELTAALSNSFGFGGHNTALLFTGV, translated from the coding sequence ATGAGCAACATCGACGTCGTGATCACCGGGATCGGCGCGACGACGCCACTCGGCGGGGACGTCGCGTCCACGTGGGAGGGCTTGCTCGCCGGCCGCAGCGGCATCCGGCGGATCGAGGCCGACTGGGTCGAGAAGTTCGACCTGCCGGTCAAGATCGGCGCCACGCTCGCCGAGGATCCGGCGGAGAAGCTGCCGCGCGTGCAGGCGCGCCGGCTGGACCGGTGTGAGCAGATCGCGCTCATCGCCGCCCGGCAGGCGTGGGCCGACGCCGGTTTCGAGCAGCCCAGCGACGAGCGCACGGACGTCGACCCGGACCGGCTCGGCGTGTCCATCGGCACCGGCATCGGCGGGCCGCTGACGCTGCTGGCGATGGACGACCTGCTCGAGCAGGAGGGCATCCGGAAGGTCTCGCCGCTGACCGTGCCGATGCTGATGCCGAACGGGCCTGCCGCGCACGTCGGCATCGACCTCAAGGCCAGGGCCGGGGTGCACTCGCCGGCTTCGGCGTGCGCCTCCGGCGCCGAGGGCATCGCCAACGGTTACCAGATGATCCAGAACGGGCGGGCCGACGTCGTGGTGGCGGGTGGTGCGGAGTCCTGCATCCACCCGATCACCGTGGCCGGTTTCGCGCAGGCCCGGACGGTGTCGACGCGCAACGACGAGCCCGAGCGCGCGTCGCGCCCGTTCGACACCGACCGGGACGGGTTCGTGCTCGGTGAGGGCGCCGGTGTGGTCGTCCTGGAGCGGGCGGACCGAGCGAAGGCCCGCGGCGCGCGGATCTACGGGCGGCTGGCCGGGTACGGCATCACCTCGGACGCGCACCACATCACCGGCAACCACCCGGAGGGCATCGGCCAGATCGCCGCGATGGCGAACGCGATGACCATGGCGGGGCTGACGTCGGCGGACGTGGGGCACGTGAACGCCCACGCGACGTCCACGGTGGTCGGCGACATCGGCGAGGCCGCGGCGATCCGCAAGGCCGTCGGTGAGCACCCGGTGGTGACGGCGCCGAAGTCCGCGCTGGGTCACCTGGTCGGTGGCGCCGGGGCGGTCGAGGGCATCCTCACGCTGCTCTCGATCTACCACGGTCTGGTGCCGCCGACGCTGAACCTGGAGAACCTGGACCCGAAGGTCGGGCTCGACGTCGTCGCGGGCGAGCCGCGGAAGGTCGAGCTGACCGCGGCGCTGAGCAACTCGTTCGGCTTCGGCGGTCACAACACGGCGCTGCTGTTCACCGGCGTCTGA
- a CDS encoding acyl carrier protein produces the protein MADKQEILSGLAEIVEEVAGVAQDDVSLEKSFVDDLDIDSLSMVEIAVQAEDKFGVKIPDDELANLKTVGDAVDYVAANAK, from the coding sequence GTGGCGGACAAGCAGGAGATCCTCAGCGGCCTCGCGGAGATCGTCGAGGAGGTCGCGGGTGTCGCGCAGGACGACGTGAGCCTGGAGAAGTCCTTCGTCGACGACCTGGACATCGACTCGCTGTCGATGGTGGAGATCGCGGTGCAGGCCGAGGACAAGTTCGGGGTCAAGATCCCGGACGACGAGCTGGCCAACCTGAAGACCGTCGGCGACGCGGTGGACTACGTCGCCGCGAACGCCAAGTAA
- a CDS encoding beta-ketoacyl-ACP synthase III, with protein sequence MSPVLRQKQGPAATRILGVGSYQPDRVVTNDDLSQIMETNDQWIRERVGIIERRFAEKDELLVDMAVKAGNAALTDAGLQPSDVDTVIVPNCTMPAPIPNAAGQVADRIGVKAAGAFDLNAACAGFCYGLGVASDLIRAGSAGKVLVIGAEKLTDVVDPVDRANAIIFADGAGAAVVGPSDEPGIGPVSWGSAGDLVDTIYMRDHKYIYQEGQSVFRWATTQIAPIALKAVELAGLEPSDIDVLIPHQANLRIVDAIAKRLKAKGAREDLVVADDIKFSGNTSSASIPMALDHMRKAGTVKTGDVVLMVGFGAGLSYAGQVVICP encoded by the coding sequence GTGAGCCCGGTGTTGCGCCAGAAGCAGGGGCCCGCCGCCACCCGGATCCTGGGCGTCGGCAGCTACCAGCCGGACCGCGTCGTCACCAACGACGACCTGTCCCAGATCATGGAGACCAACGACCAGTGGATCCGTGAGCGGGTCGGCATCATCGAGCGCCGCTTCGCCGAGAAGGACGAGCTGCTGGTCGACATGGCGGTCAAGGCGGGCAACGCCGCGCTCACCGACGCGGGCCTGCAGCCGTCCGATGTGGACACCGTGATCGTGCCGAACTGCACGATGCCCGCGCCCATCCCGAACGCGGCCGGCCAGGTCGCCGACCGGATCGGTGTGAAGGCGGCCGGCGCGTTCGACCTCAACGCCGCGTGCGCCGGGTTCTGCTACGGCCTCGGCGTCGCCTCCGACCTGATCCGCGCCGGCTCGGCGGGCAAGGTGCTGGTGATCGGCGCGGAGAAGCTGACCGACGTGGTCGACCCGGTGGACCGGGCCAACGCGATCATCTTCGCCGACGGCGCCGGCGCCGCGGTGGTCGGTCCGTCCGACGAGCCGGGCATCGGGCCGGTGTCCTGGGGCAGCGCGGGCGACCTGGTCGACACGATCTACATGCGCGACCACAAGTACATCTACCAGGAGGGCCAGTCGGTCTTCCGGTGGGCGACCACGCAGATCGCGCCGATCGCGTTGAAGGCGGTCGAGCTGGCCGGGCTGGAGCCGTCGGACATCGACGTGCTCATCCCGCACCAGGCGAACCTGCGGATCGTGGACGCCATCGCCAAGCGGCTCAAGGCCAAGGGCGCGCGGGAGGACCTGGTCGTCGCCGACGACATCAAGTTCTCCGGCAACACCTCGTCCGCGTCGATTCCCATGGCGCTGGACCACATGCGGAAAGCGGGCACCGTCAAAACGGGTGACGTGGTGCTGATGGTTGGATTCGGCGCGGGCCTGTCCTACGCCGGACAGGTCGTCATCTGCCCGTGA
- a CDS encoding ACP S-malonyltransferase, translating to MFPRGVTAVLAPGQGSQAPGMFSPWLELDGTREKLTRWSERTGLDLVHLGTEADAETIQDTAITQPLIVALSLLAFDALGDVPDDTPVAGHSVGELAAAAAAGVLTAEDAVALAAVRGAEMAKACAIEPTSMAAVMLGDPDEVVAWLEGHGLTAANRNGAGQIVASGAKDAIERIVAEPLEGTKVRPLKVAGAFHTSYMAPAEEALRAHAASITPKDPVRPLLSNADGTVVTSGAEYLERLVKQVTRPVRWDLTMDGLVELGVTATVELPPAGTLTGLVKRQLKGTVTQTVALKTPTDLPAAKEIL from the coding sequence ATGTTCCCTAGAGGCGTGACAGCAGTGCTCGCTCCCGGACAGGGCTCCCAAGCGCCCGGCATGTTCTCCCCCTGGCTCGAACTCGACGGCACCCGCGAGAAGCTCACGCGCTGGTCCGAGCGAACCGGGCTCGACCTGGTCCACCTCGGGACCGAGGCCGACGCCGAGACCATCCAGGACACCGCGATCACGCAGCCGCTGATCGTCGCGCTCTCGCTGCTGGCCTTCGACGCCCTCGGCGACGTCCCGGACGACACGCCGGTCGCCGGCCACTCCGTCGGCGAGCTCGCGGCAGCCGCCGCGGCGGGTGTGCTCACGGCCGAGGACGCGGTCGCGCTGGCGGCCGTGCGCGGCGCGGAAATGGCCAAGGCGTGCGCGATCGAGCCGACGTCCATGGCCGCCGTCATGCTGGGCGACCCGGACGAGGTCGTCGCCTGGCTGGAGGGCCACGGACTCACCGCAGCGAACCGCAACGGCGCCGGCCAGATCGTCGCCTCCGGCGCGAAGGACGCCATCGAGCGGATCGTCGCCGAGCCCCTCGAAGGCACGAAGGTCCGGCCGCTGAAGGTCGCCGGCGCCTTCCACACCTCTTACATGGCCCCCGCCGAGGAGGCCCTGCGCGCGCACGCCGCGTCGATCACGCCGAAGGACCCGGTCCGCCCGCTGCTGTCCAACGCCGACGGCACCGTGGTCACCAGCGGCGCCGAGTACCTGGAGCGGCTGGTCAAGCAGGTCACCCGCCCGGTCCGCTGGGACCTGACGATGGACGGCCTCGTCGAGCTGGGCGTCACCGCCACGGTCGAGCTGCCGCCGGCAGGCACCCTGACCGGTCTGGTCAAGCGCCAGCTCAAGGGCACGGTCACGCAGACCGTCGCGCTCAAGACCCCCACCGACCTGCCCGCCGCGAAGGAGATCCTGTGA
- a CDS encoding PucR family transcriptional regulator, with amino-acid sequence MTQTNGSQTNGSQTSGRRPAKHHGLSAKTLRRLERASGRLASASVAAMEQRLPWFGRLPAEQRASILLITQTGAAGFVDWLRDSQEALKLTTDAFRGAPEDLSRWISLRQAVGLVRLAIEVFEEQLPEFAATEAEDAALTEGILRYGREIAFATANSYAAAAEARGAWDARLEALVVDGIVRGDAEEAVLSRAAALGWEPSAMATVLAGRPPSDDPPSVVFEVRRLAARLGRPVLLSVQGSRLIVVAGGPTDGDAKQKEVLGKLAGAFGDGPVVAGPTVDSLAEAHRSAAEALSGLRAVVGWPGAPRPVRSSDLLPERALSGDAEAERLLIEEIAQPLEAAGPTMLQTVDEYLESGGVLETCAKKLFVHPNTVRYRLRRAAELTGRNATEPRDALVLRVALTVGRLARARGLW; translated from the coding sequence ATGACCCAGACCAATGGCAGCCAGACCAACGGCAGCCAGACCAGCGGCAGGCGGCCGGCCAAGCACCACGGCCTCTCGGCGAAGACGCTGCGCAGGCTGGAGCGCGCCTCCGGGCGCCTCGCCTCGGCCAGCGTCGCCGCCATGGAGCAGCGGCTGCCGTGGTTCGGACGATTGCCCGCCGAGCAGCGGGCGAGCATCCTGCTGATCACCCAGACCGGCGCGGCCGGGTTCGTCGACTGGCTGCGTGATTCGCAGGAGGCGCTCAAGCTCACCACCGACGCCTTCCGCGGCGCGCCCGAAGACCTGTCCCGCTGGATCAGCCTGCGGCAGGCGGTGGGTCTGGTGCGGCTGGCGATCGAGGTGTTCGAGGAGCAGCTGCCGGAGTTCGCCGCCACCGAGGCCGAGGACGCCGCGCTCACCGAAGGCATCCTCCGCTACGGCCGCGAGATCGCCTTCGCGACGGCCAACTCCTACGCCGCGGCCGCGGAGGCTCGCGGCGCGTGGGACGCCCGGCTGGAGGCGCTGGTCGTGGACGGCATCGTCCGCGGCGACGCCGAGGAGGCGGTGCTGTCGCGGGCCGCGGCGCTGGGCTGGGAGCCGTCGGCGATGGCGACCGTGCTGGCCGGCAGGCCGCCCTCGGACGACCCGCCGAGCGTGGTGTTCGAGGTGCGCCGCCTGGCCGCGCGGCTGGGACGGCCGGTGCTGCTGAGCGTCCAGGGCTCGCGGCTGATCGTGGTGGCAGGCGGGCCGACCGACGGCGACGCCAAGCAGAAGGAGGTGCTCGGCAAGCTGGCAGGCGCGTTCGGCGACGGGCCGGTGGTGGCCGGGCCCACGGTGGACAGCCTGGCCGAGGCGCACCGCAGCGCCGCCGAGGCGCTGTCCGGGTTGCGCGCGGTGGTCGGCTGGCCGGGTGCGCCGCGCCCGGTGCGGTCGTCGGACCTGCTGCCGGAACGAGCGCTGTCCGGCGACGCCGAGGCCGAGCGGCTGCTGATCGAGGAGATCGCGCAGCCGCTGGAGGCGGCCGGGCCGACGATGCTGCAGACGGTGGACGAGTACCTGGAGTCCGGCGGGGTGCTGGAGACGTGCGCGAAGAAGCTGTTCGTGCACCCCAACACCGTGCGCTACCGGCTGCGGCGGGCGGCCGAGCTGACCGGCCGCAACGCCACCGAGCCGCGGGACGCGCTGGTGCTGCGCGTGGCCCTGACGGTGGGACGGCTGGCCAGGGCTCGCGGCCTCTGGTGA
- a CDS encoding nicotinamide riboside transporter PnuC, producing the protein MHVLLQHGLSVFGQWISIAELVGQLCALAVVFLAQRRTLWTWPVQVGATVLLFAVYASAHLGGLAARQVAILLISVYGWWAWTRRRDPVYGVVVRSGRAVERLVMAGTFVAGTVVMALVLDALDASWAPWPDAAIFIGTLVAFAAQGRGLVEFWLVWLVVDAIGVPLQISSGLYFSAAVYLVFAALVVHGWWSWHRAAVTRPELTAASR; encoded by the coding sequence ATGCACGTTCTGTTGCAGCACGGTTTGTCCGTTTTCGGGCAGTGGATCTCCATCGCGGAGCTGGTCGGCCAGCTGTGCGCGCTCGCCGTGGTCTTCCTGGCGCAGCGACGCACGCTCTGGACCTGGCCCGTGCAGGTCGGCGCGACGGTGCTGCTCTTCGCCGTGTACGCCTCCGCGCACCTGGGCGGGCTCGCGGCCCGGCAGGTCGCGATCCTGCTGATCTCGGTCTACGGCTGGTGGGCCTGGACCCGTCGCCGCGACCCGGTGTACGGGGTGGTCGTGCGCAGCGGCCGGGCCGTCGAGCGGCTGGTGATGGCGGGTACGTTCGTGGCCGGCACCGTAGTGATGGCGCTGGTGCTCGACGCGCTGGACGCCTCCTGGGCGCCATGGCCGGACGCGGCGATCTTCATCGGCACGCTCGTCGCCTTCGCCGCCCAGGGCCGCGGCCTGGTCGAGTTCTGGCTGGTGTGGCTGGTCGTCGACGCGATCGGTGTGCCGCTGCAGATCTCCTCGGGCCTGTACTTCTCCGCGGCGGTCTACCTCGTGTTCGCCGCGCTGGTCGTGCACGGCTGGTGGAGCTGGCACCGCGCCGCGGTGACGCGCCCGGAGCTCACGGCAGCATCCCGCTGA